A genome region from Brooklawnia propionicigenes includes the following:
- a CDS encoding tagaturonate epimerase family protein translates to MTIGKYSLGAGDRFGKEGAAQVAAFEKIKADGVDVDIVWNKSNREHTIIGTSPVDQRKAADAAVAKTGWKGQYFVDADHINMTNADWFIDSCDFFTIDITDLIGKQTTAENAAAFLERAKPLLGEHTIAGLDAPVVVTEGVLNKIAQRYLFGLEDAKRLYDRIVEKGGDIRHVELAMDESPERQGPADLLVVLSEVAHEQLPIDTVAVKFVGRFNKGVDYVGDVDEFLAEFRADVAVIQYAIKKYGLHENLKLSVHTGSDKFSIYPGMGQIIRELNTGLHLKTAGTTWLEELIGLAEGGGEGLAIAKEIYRTAYGMLDELTAPYADVIDIDPAALPSPDEVDAWTGKQFADALRHDQSNPAYNLNLRQLLHVSFKLAAKMGQRYLDALDEHREHVERNVTENLYERHLKPLFEA, encoded by the coding sequence ATGACGATTGGGAAGTATTCCCTCGGCGCTGGCGACCGTTTCGGCAAAGAAGGCGCTGCACAGGTCGCGGCATTCGAAAAGATCAAGGCAGACGGCGTCGATGTCGACATCGTCTGGAACAAGTCCAACCGCGAGCACACCATTATTGGCACTTCGCCGGTCGACCAGCGCAAAGCTGCCGATGCTGCTGTGGCCAAGACCGGCTGGAAGGGCCAGTACTTCGTCGACGCCGACCACATCAACATGACGAACGCCGATTGGTTCATCGACTCGTGCGATTTCTTCACCATCGACATCACTGATCTCATCGGCAAGCAGACCACTGCGGAGAATGCGGCGGCTTTCCTCGAGCGCGCGAAGCCGCTGCTCGGCGAGCACACCATTGCCGGGCTGGACGCTCCGGTCGTCGTCACCGAAGGGGTCCTGAACAAGATCGCCCAGCGTTACCTGTTCGGCCTGGAGGATGCGAAGCGGCTCTACGATCGCATCGTCGAGAAGGGTGGCGACATCCGCCACGTCGAGCTGGCCATGGACGAATCCCCGGAGCGGCAGGGCCCGGCCGATCTGCTGGTCGTCTTGTCGGAGGTCGCCCACGAGCAGCTGCCGATCGACACGGTCGCGGTGAAGTTCGTCGGTCGTTTCAACAAGGGCGTCGACTACGTCGGCGATGTGGACGAGTTCCTCGCCGAGTTCCGCGCCGATGTCGCGGTGATTCAGTACGCGATCAAGAAGTACGGGCTGCACGAGAACCTCAAGCTGTCGGTGCACACCGGCTCGGACAAGTTCTCCATCTACCCTGGCATGGGCCAGATCATCCGCGAGCTGAACACCGGCCTGCACCTGAAGACCGCCGGCACCACCTGGCTGGAAGAGCTCATCGGCCTGGCCGAGGGCGGCGGCGAGGGCCTGGCGATCGCCAAGGAGATCTATCGCACCGCCTACGGCATGCTGGACGAGTTGACCGCGCCGTACGCCGACGTCATCGACATCGACCCCGCGGCGCTCCCGAGCCCGGACGAGGTGGACGCCTGGACCGGCAAGCAGTTCGCGGACGCGCTGCGCCACGACCAATCCAATCCGGCCTACAACCTGAACCTGCGGCAGCTGCTGCACGTCTCGTTCAAGCTCGCCGCCAAGATGGGCCAGCGCTACCTGGACGCTCTGGACGAGCACCGTGAGCACGTGGAGCGCAACGTTACCGAGAATCTCTACGAGCGCCATCTGAAGCCGCTGTTCGAGGCCTGA
- the holA gene encoding DNA polymerase III subunit delta: MAVDSTRWHDGAVAQSSVFGSTLLVQGAEPLLAERAVAARVAQARREHPDAELTEVNAAELADGRFADLIGGSLFASWVIVVVNDLASLPEQALPLVRQSALEPYPELCLVLVHGGGLKGKALIDALKKAKVTRIAADPVKAWELPKFVAAEAKSLRMGMDVQAAQDLIDAVGTDLRSLAGALRQLASDYQGEQLSATMVRRYFDGRAEVTSFAVADDALAGRPGPALEKLRWALSTGVAPVLVTSALAGSLRGLGKYLELRSARMPDNDLARQVGVPPWKLKDLSRLSRDWSSQAVSIAIRAVARADEQVKGAAADPGFALEQLLRTVDQARQAGRAR, from the coding sequence ATGGCAGTCGACAGCACCAGATGGCACGATGGAGCGGTGGCACAATCGTCGGTTTTCGGCAGCACCCTGCTCGTCCAGGGCGCTGAGCCCCTGCTCGCGGAACGGGCCGTCGCCGCACGCGTCGCCCAAGCTCGCCGCGAGCATCCCGATGCCGAACTGACCGAGGTCAACGCTGCCGAACTGGCCGATGGACGTTTCGCCGATCTGATCGGCGGCAGCTTGTTCGCGTCCTGGGTCATCGTGGTGGTCAACGATCTGGCGAGCTTGCCCGAACAGGCGTTGCCGCTGGTCCGGCAGAGCGCGCTGGAGCCCTATCCCGAGCTCTGCCTGGTGCTCGTCCATGGCGGTGGCCTCAAGGGCAAAGCCCTGATCGATGCGCTCAAGAAGGCGAAGGTCACCCGGATCGCGGCGGACCCCGTCAAGGCCTGGGAGCTGCCCAAGTTCGTCGCCGCCGAGGCCAAATCGCTGCGCATGGGCATGGACGTCCAGGCCGCCCAGGACCTCATCGATGCAGTGGGAACCGATCTGCGTTCGCTCGCCGGTGCGCTGCGCCAGCTGGCGTCCGACTATCAGGGGGAGCAGCTGAGCGCGACGATGGTGCGTCGCTATTTCGATGGACGCGCGGAGGTCACCAGTTTCGCGGTTGCCGACGATGCCCTGGCCGGGCGTCCGGGGCCGGCACTGGAGAAGCTGCGCTGGGCGTTGTCGACGGGAGTGGCCCCGGTGTTGGTCACCAGCGCGCTCGCCGGTTCGTTGCGAGGTCTCGGCAAGTATCTCGAACTGCGTTCGGCGCGGATGCCGGACAACGACCTGGCCCGGCAGGTGGGCGTGCCCCCGTGGAAGTTGAAGGACCTGTCGCGGCTGTCGCGTGACTGGTCGAGCCAGGCGGTCTCGATCGCCATCCGGGCGGTCGCGCGGGCCGACGAGCAGGTGAAGGGTGCAGCTGCCGATCCCGGATTTGCCCTGGAGCAACTCCTGCGCACCGTCGACCAGGCTCGCCAGGCCGGACGCGCGCGCTGA
- a CDS encoding DUF4192 domain-containing protein yields the protein MKPTEPPASSAQSTDAWDRAAASSELDAPLRLKNDADVVAAVPYLLGFQPRESIVALVFRDKTLTTTVRFPIELADVPAQLAHRIGAIVRQFPGSSWILAGYAADRERASRVVEQMTAVIGADDVLESVYVNAGRYWSLSCTVPGCCPPEGRPIDAEGSPVAARAVLAGMQVLDSRSQLDESIRPPRGWLGRAASQRMEDARAAVRELEMTEIEDLFVEMVQQGLADPRLVRPQEAAMLATIAYYPTARDQALRLLRRPDAHRHVELWRTVARMTPRGCQPPVLGMLGLAAWVSGEGALQVACIERAEKIAPHHPLIALLGQINAAAAPPVLWDQLRADLFDDDRVDDAAPSDD from the coding sequence ATGAAACCAACAGAGCCCCCCGCCTCGTCCGCTCAATCGACCGACGCCTGGGATCGCGCCGCAGCATCGAGTGAACTGGACGCACCGCTGCGCCTCAAGAACGACGCGGATGTCGTCGCCGCGGTTCCCTACCTGCTCGGCTTCCAGCCGCGGGAGTCGATCGTTGCCCTGGTCTTCCGCGACAAGACGCTGACCACCACGGTCCGGTTCCCGATCGAGCTGGCCGACGTGCCCGCTCAACTGGCCCATCGCATCGGCGCCATCGTGAGGCAGTTCCCCGGATCGAGCTGGATACTCGCCGGCTACGCCGCCGACCGGGAGCGGGCGAGCCGCGTCGTCGAGCAGATGACCGCGGTGATCGGCGCCGACGATGTTCTGGAGTCGGTCTATGTGAACGCCGGGCGCTACTGGTCGCTGTCGTGCACTGTGCCGGGCTGCTGCCCGCCCGAGGGGCGCCCGATCGACGCCGAGGGTTCGCCGGTGGCTGCCCGAGCGGTGCTGGCCGGTATGCAGGTACTGGACTCCCGCTCACAGCTGGACGAGTCCATCCGGCCGCCGCGCGGTTGGCTCGGCAGAGCCGCCAGCCAGCGCATGGAGGACGCCCGGGCCGCCGTCCGCGAGCTCGAGATGACAGAGATCGAGGACTTGTTCGTCGAGATGGTGCAGCAGGGCCTGGCCGATCCACGGCTGGTTCGTCCGCAGGAGGCAGCCATGCTCGCCACGATCGCGTACTATCCGACAGCCCGCGACCAGGCGTTGCGGCTGCTCCGCCGGCCGGATGCGCACCGCCACGTCGAACTGTGGCGGACCGTGGCCCGGATGACCCCGCGGGGCTGCCAGCCGCCGGTGCTCGGGATGCTGGGCCTGGCAGCCTGGGTGAGCGGGGAGGGCGCCCTGCAGGTTGCCTGCATCGAACGCGCCGAAAAGATCGCCCCGCATCATCCGTTGATCGCCCTGCTCGGCCAGATCAATGCCGCGGCGGCACCCCCGGTATTGTGGGACCAACTGCGCGCCGACTTGTTCGATGATGACCGGGTGGACGATGCCGCGCCGTCCGACGACTGA
- the leuS gene encoding leucine--tRNA ligase produces the protein MSQTSEASDQIGYDAPAAQEKWQRFWEENQTFVAHDDTDKSRRYVLDMFPYPSGDLHMGHAEAYAMGDVLARLWRMQGYEVLHPIGWDSFGLPAENAAIKNNTHPAEWTYKNIETQKTSFKRYGLSLDWTRELHTSDPEYYHWTQWLFLKFFERGLAYRKDSYVNWCPHDQTVLANEQVVNGECERCHTPVTKRKLNQWYFKITDYADRLLDDMSQLEAGWPDRVLAMQRNWIGRSEGALVDFVVEGRDEPITVFTTRPDTLYGATFMVVAPDSELASELVSDEQRAAFDAYHDQVKKSTEIERQSTQHEKTGVFLGRYAINPVNGERIPMWAADYVLSDYGTGAIMAVPAHDQRDLEFARKFGLPVRVVIDTGEADPAESGVATAGDGRYVNSGPLNGLADKQAGVAAALATLEERGTGKATVTYRLRDWLLSRQRFWGCPIPIVHCPKCGEVPVPEDQLPVELPHLRGADLAPKGTSPLAGDAAAAWRNVACPKCGADAQRDTDTMDTFVDSSWYFYRYCSPGFTGGPFRPEDVARWMPVQQYVGGVEHAILHLLYMRFFAKVLHDLGMIDFDEPMQRLLNQGQVINQGKAMSKSLGNGVDLGEQIDLFGVDAVRLTVVFAGPPEDDIDWADVSPASSLRFLQRAYRLATEVASPTDADYAAGDKALRQVTHKTIRDITELIAMGRFNVAIARVMELVNATRKTIDTGAGGADPAVREAVGFVAQALSLFAPYVAEEMWQLLGGEPSIASSTWPTADPGLLVTESVTMVVQVQGKVRAKLEVSPEISEAEATDLALADDNVQRALAGREVLKIITKLPKMVSIVPAKG, from the coding sequence GTGAGCCAGACTAGCGAGGCGTCCGATCAGATCGGCTATGACGCGCCCGCGGCGCAGGAGAAGTGGCAGCGATTCTGGGAAGAGAACCAGACATTCGTTGCCCACGACGACACTGACAAGTCGCGACGGTATGTGCTCGACATGTTCCCCTACCCCTCCGGTGATCTTCACATGGGACACGCCGAGGCGTACGCGATGGGCGATGTGCTGGCGCGGCTGTGGCGCATGCAGGGCTACGAGGTGCTGCATCCGATCGGCTGGGACTCGTTCGGCCTGCCCGCCGAGAACGCGGCGATCAAGAACAACACTCATCCGGCCGAGTGGACCTACAAGAACATCGAGACGCAGAAGACGTCGTTCAAGCGTTACGGGCTGAGCCTGGACTGGACGCGGGAGCTGCACACCAGCGACCCCGAGTACTACCACTGGACTCAGTGGCTCTTCCTGAAGTTCTTCGAGCGTGGCCTGGCCTACCGCAAGGACTCCTACGTCAACTGGTGCCCGCACGACCAGACCGTGCTGGCCAACGAGCAGGTCGTCAACGGTGAGTGCGAGCGCTGCCACACCCCGGTCACCAAGCGCAAGCTCAACCAGTGGTACTTCAAGATCACCGACTACGCCGACCGGCTGCTCGACGACATGAGCCAGCTGGAGGCCGGGTGGCCCGACCGGGTGCTGGCCATGCAGCGCAACTGGATCGGACGCTCCGAGGGCGCGCTGGTCGACTTCGTCGTGGAGGGCCGCGATGAGCCGATCACCGTGTTCACCACGCGTCCGGACACGCTCTACGGTGCCACGTTCATGGTTGTCGCGCCCGATTCCGAGCTGGCCTCCGAGCTGGTGTCCGACGAACAGCGCGCCGCCTTCGACGCCTACCACGACCAGGTGAAGAAGTCGACCGAGATCGAGCGGCAGTCCACCCAGCACGAGAAGACCGGTGTCTTCCTGGGCCGCTACGCGATCAATCCTGTCAATGGCGAACGCATCCCGATGTGGGCTGCCGACTACGTGCTCAGCGACTACGGCACCGGCGCGATCATGGCTGTCCCGGCGCACGATCAACGCGACCTCGAGTTCGCGCGCAAGTTCGGTCTGCCGGTGCGGGTCGTCATCGACACCGGTGAGGCCGATCCCGCCGAGTCGGGTGTGGCGACCGCCGGTGACGGACGCTACGTCAACTCCGGTCCGTTGAACGGGCTGGCGGACAAGCAGGCCGGTGTGGCTGCTGCGCTGGCGACACTCGAAGAACGCGGTACCGGCAAGGCCACGGTGACCTACCGGCTGCGCGACTGGCTGCTCAGCAGGCAGCGTTTCTGGGGCTGCCCGATTCCGATCGTCCACTGCCCGAAGTGCGGAGAGGTGCCGGTTCCCGAAGATCAGCTGCCGGTCGAGCTGCCCCATCTGCGTGGTGCGGATCTGGCACCGAAGGGCACCTCGCCGTTGGCCGGTGATGCTGCGGCGGCCTGGCGCAATGTGGCCTGCCCGAAGTGCGGCGCGGACGCCCAGCGCGATACCGACACCATGGACACCTTCGTCGACAGCTCCTGGTATTTCTACCGCTATTGCAGCCCGGGCTTCACCGGTGGACCGTTCCGGCCCGAGGATGTGGCGCGTTGGATGCCGGTTCAGCAGTATGTCGGCGGCGTCGAGCACGCCATCTTGCACCTGCTCTACATGCGTTTCTTCGCGAAGGTGCTGCACGACCTCGGCATGATCGATTTCGATGAGCCGATGCAGCGTCTGCTCAATCAGGGCCAGGTCATCAACCAGGGCAAGGCGATGAGCAAGTCGCTGGGCAACGGTGTGGATCTCGGCGAGCAGATCGATCTGTTCGGGGTGGACGCGGTGCGCCTGACCGTGGTCTTCGCCGGTCCGCCCGAAGACGACATCGACTGGGCGGATGTTTCGCCGGCCAGTTCGTTGCGCTTCCTGCAGCGTGCCTACCGGTTGGCCACCGAGGTCGCCAGCCCTACTGACGCCGACTATGCGGCAGGTGACAAGGCATTGCGTCAGGTCACTCACAAGACGATCCGTGACATCACCGAGCTCATCGCGATGGGCCGGTTCAATGTCGCGATCGCCCGCGTGATGGAACTCGTCAATGCCACCCGCAAGACGATCGACACCGGTGCCGGCGGCGCCGATCCCGCCGTGCGTGAAGCCGTCGGGTTCGTCGCGCAGGCGCTCAGCCTGTTCGCGCCCTACGTCGCGGAGGAGATGTGGCAGCTGCTGGGCGGCGAACCGTCGATCGCCAGCTCGACCTGGCCGACCGCCGATCCGGGGCTGCTGGTTACCGAATCGGTGACCATGGTCGTCCAGGTGCAGGGCAAGGTGCGCGCCAAGCTCGAGGTGAGCCCCGAGATCAGCGAGGCGGAGGCGACCGACCTGGCGCTCGCCGATGACAATGTGCAGCGGGCGCTGGCCGGCCGCGAGGTGCTGAAGATCATCACCAAGCTTCCGAAGATGGTGAGCATCGTCCCCGCCAAGGGGTGA
- a CDS encoding VIT1/CCC1 transporter family protein, producing the protein MTIIRGATEATYLAGKLNWLRAAVLGANDGIVSVSGLLMGVAGAQAGSRALLIAGLAGLVAGALSMAGGEYVSVSTQTDTERAALAAQRNRLTSQPNEERGTLIRLYQERGLSAVLAEQVADELSHHDALAAHAETRLGIRPGELTSPWSAAVSSFVAFALGALIPLLLMVASPVSMRVVATIIGVELALLLTGYVSAKLGGADPGRAIVRNMLVASLAMTTTYLLGTVFAG; encoded by the coding sequence ATGACGATCATCCGCGGCGCCACGGAGGCGACGTACCTGGCCGGCAAGTTGAACTGGTTGCGTGCGGCCGTGCTCGGCGCCAACGACGGAATCGTCTCGGTCTCGGGCCTGCTGATGGGTGTGGCCGGTGCGCAGGCCGGCTCGCGGGCACTGCTCATCGCCGGTCTCGCCGGTCTGGTCGCCGGGGCCTTGTCGATGGCCGGCGGCGAATACGTCTCGGTGAGCACCCAGACCGACACGGAGCGGGCCGCGCTGGCCGCACAGCGCAATCGGCTCACCTCGCAGCCCAACGAAGAGCGGGGCACGCTCATCAGGCTCTACCAGGAGCGGGGACTGTCGGCGGTGCTCGCCGAACAGGTGGCCGACGAACTATCCCATCACGACGCGCTGGCTGCCCACGCCGAGACGCGGCTGGGAATCCGTCCCGGCGAGCTCACCAGCCCGTGGTCTGCCGCGGTATCGTCGTTCGTCGCCTTCGCCTTGGGCGCGTTGATCCCCCTGCTGCTGATGGTCGCCTCCCCGGTGTCGATGCGGGTGGTGGCCACGATCATCGGCGTCGAGCTCGCGCTGCTGCTGACCGGCTACGTCAGCGCCAAGCTGGGCGGAGCCGATCCGGGCCGGGCGATCGTCCGGAACATGCTCGTCGCAAGTCTGGCGATGACGACAACCTATCTGCTGGGCACGGTCTTCGCCGGCTGA
- the rpsT gene encoding 30S ribosomal protein S20 — MANIKSQKKRIGTNAKATARNKAVKSALRTHIRKFREAAAAGDAEKAQEYAKVANRALDKAVSKGVIHKNQAANRKSAISSRAAAL; from the coding sequence GTGGCGAACATCAAGTCGCAGAAGAAGCGCATCGGCACCAACGCCAAGGCAACCGCACGTAACAAGGCCGTCAAGTCGGCCCTGCGTACCCACATCCGCAAGTTCCGCGAGGCTGCCGCCGCCGGCGACGCAGAGAAGGCGCAGGAGTACGCCAAGGTTGCGAATCGCGCCCTCGACAAGGCTGTTTCGAAGGGCGTCATCCACAAGAACCAGGCTGCGAACCGCAAGTCCGCGATCTCGTCGCGCGCCGCGGCTCTCTGA
- a CDS encoding ComEA family DNA-binding protein: MLRRDDSEKVSGRLRVVLGDARPPGSPRRAQPGGRSSLDDELRAAELDDLRSPASIEAGEPQSPRSACGKSDSAAAEHHGTAWTTVVFRLGRAHAGALTVLLVVAVVLTGSRLTAARGHELDTVSATPVLTPAASVSSPTPSPVPLRVHVMGAVVAPGVVSVPAGSRVADAIAAAGGLARDADCAELNLAAELPDGAQIVIGTTADPRGEMRTGQADSTGGSGSGTGGSGAGGSGGAATGGGTSSSTVNLNTATAAQLETLPGVGPVMAQRIIDWRTANGGFTRVEELQEVDGIGAKTYAKLAPLVHV; encoded by the coding sequence GTGCTACGGCGGGACGATTCCGAGAAGGTATCCGGGCGACTTCGCGTGGTCCTGGGGGACGCGCGGCCACCCGGCTCGCCCAGACGCGCCCAGCCGGGTGGCCGGTCATCGCTGGACGATGAACTGCGCGCGGCTGAACTCGATGATCTGAGGTCTCCGGCGAGCATCGAGGCTGGTGAGCCGCAGAGTCCGCGATCAGCCTGCGGGAAGTCGGATAGCGCTGCGGCTGAGCATCACGGCACCGCGTGGACCACGGTCGTCTTCCGGCTCGGACGCGCACATGCCGGCGCGCTCACCGTGCTGCTCGTGGTGGCGGTTGTGCTGACCGGAAGCCGGCTGACCGCTGCCCGCGGTCATGAACTCGACACCGTCAGTGCAACCCCGGTGCTCACTCCGGCGGCCAGCGTGTCGTCGCCCACCCCGAGCCCGGTCCCGCTGCGGGTGCACGTCATGGGCGCGGTAGTCGCTCCCGGGGTGGTCAGTGTGCCCGCTGGCTCCCGGGTGGCGGACGCGATCGCGGCGGCCGGCGGGCTCGCCCGGGATGCGGACTGTGCGGAATTGAACCTGGCTGCCGAACTACCCGACGGGGCGCAGATCGTCATCGGCACTACCGCCGACCCGCGCGGCGAGATGCGCACCGGCCAGGCTGATTCGACCGGCGGCTCAGGCAGCGGAACAGGTGGCAGCGGCGCGGGCGGTAGTGGCGGCGCAGCGACCGGCGGGGGCACATCGTCGTCCACGGTCAACCTCAACACCGCGACCGCCGCCCAGCTGGAGACCCTGCCCGGCGTGGGTCCGGTCATGGCGCAACGGATCATCGACTGGCGCACGGCCAATGGCGGCTTCACCCGGGTCGAGGAGTTGCAGGAGGTGGATGGCATTGGCGCGAAAACCTACGCGAAGCTCGCCCCGCTCGTCCACGTCTGA
- a CDS encoding DNA internalization-related competence protein ComEC/Rec2 → MARKPTRSSPRSSTSEAGRPVDLRLLAPAAAAWACAAIAVQGGRWIGLVLGLGVVAGSLGLLRRSWTVCAVGVAMAGAAGVAGMWAAALNHSLPAEWAREKALIEVTAEVTSDARQWQARGYQPAAAVLAIELRQVTAHGEVWQGRLPAQLRASGEMAAQLDQPVGAAITFLAIGRPPDAADRSVGTLVLRSEITSVESPGPVARLANSFRAGLRQAMAHSPPEQAGLVPSLVVGDISHLPEQVKADFKTTGLTHLTAVSGTNLTLMLVFTLGLARQAGVRGWWLRGMAVLVAAAFIVVCRAEPSVLRAAAMGLIAMAATGLAHDRARGLRALSLAVLVLVLIDPWLSRSWGFALSVTATAGILWWAGRWQTAMRGWAPGWLAESVAVPLAAQLATQPIVTALSGQVSVVGLAANLFAGPFVGPVTILGLAAGLISLVSPGLAGPVGWAAGWCVQPIVLVAHLAASAPAAAWSWRSTPATLVLLGVACVICAALVMPRVLPRRWLVAAFAVLLVIGAFRAPPQAGWPGEWVVIACDVGQGGAQLIRAAPGRAILVDTGPDPDALRACLASAGVSRISVLVLTHSHADHVGGLPAIAGEIPVEMVLVGSDAPAASDLEGLPETTRTSAGDTIELGPLRWTTIAAGPSARASPLADGSSAGEDAGQNDASIVGLIETGELRILVTGDLEVAGQQAVVSSGADIRADVLVVPHHGSPRQDPEFIDAVHARIALVQVGENNGYGHPASSALTMLRGSGATVFRTDQQGAIAVSADGGSAVTQR, encoded by the coding sequence TTGGCGCGAAAACCTACGCGAAGCTCGCCCCGCTCGTCCACGTCTGAGGCCGGGCGTCCGGTCGATCTGCGGCTGCTGGCCCCGGCCGCGGCTGCCTGGGCCTGCGCGGCGATCGCTGTTCAGGGCGGACGCTGGATCGGCCTCGTCCTGGGGTTGGGCGTGGTGGCCGGGTCCTTGGGGCTGCTGCGGCGGTCCTGGACGGTGTGTGCCGTGGGCGTGGCGATGGCCGGGGCGGCGGGGGTTGCAGGGATGTGGGCAGCGGCGCTCAATCACTCCCTGCCGGCCGAGTGGGCGCGTGAGAAGGCGCTGATCGAGGTGACGGCCGAGGTCACCTCGGACGCCAGACAATGGCAGGCACGTGGTTATCAGCCCGCCGCCGCTGTGCTCGCGATCGAGCTTCGGCAGGTCACAGCGCACGGCGAGGTTTGGCAGGGCCGTCTGCCGGCGCAGCTGCGTGCCAGTGGGGAGATGGCCGCGCAGCTCGATCAGCCGGTGGGTGCGGCCATCACGTTCCTGGCGATCGGCCGGCCTCCCGATGCCGCGGATCGTTCGGTGGGCACCCTCGTCCTGCGTAGTGAGATCACCTCAGTAGAATCGCCGGGGCCGGTGGCTCGGCTGGCGAACAGCTTTCGTGCCGGCCTGAGGCAGGCGATGGCGCACTCGCCGCCGGAGCAGGCGGGGCTCGTGCCCTCGCTGGTCGTGGGCGACATCTCCCATCTTCCCGAACAGGTCAAAGCCGATTTCAAGACCACGGGTCTGACTCACCTGACCGCGGTCAGCGGCACCAATCTGACGCTGATGCTGGTGTTCACCCTCGGGCTAGCGCGCCAGGCCGGGGTTCGGGGCTGGTGGCTACGGGGGATGGCGGTGCTGGTGGCAGCGGCGTTCATCGTCGTCTGCCGTGCCGAGCCGAGCGTGTTGAGGGCCGCCGCCATGGGGCTCATCGCGATGGCTGCCACCGGACTCGCCCACGACCGGGCGCGCGGGCTGCGAGCGCTCAGTCTGGCGGTGCTGGTGCTGGTGCTGATCGACCCCTGGCTTTCGCGATCGTGGGGGTTCGCGTTGTCGGTCACCGCCACGGCGGGGATCTTGTGGTGGGCCGGACGCTGGCAGACCGCGATGCGCGGCTGGGCGCCCGGCTGGCTGGCCGAGTCGGTGGCGGTGCCGTTGGCGGCGCAGTTGGCCACCCAGCCCATTGTGACCGCGCTGTCGGGGCAGGTCAGTGTGGTGGGGCTGGCGGCGAATCTGTTCGCGGGGCCATTCGTGGGGCCGGTGACGATCCTGGGGCTGGCGGCAGGACTGATCTCACTCGTCTCGCCGGGGTTGGCGGGGCCGGTGGGTTGGGCCGCGGGGTGGTGCGTCCAGCCGATCGTGCTGGTGGCGCACCTCGCGGCGTCCGCGCCGGCCGCTGCCTGGAGCTGGCGTAGTACTCCGGCGACGCTGGTGCTGCTCGGCGTGGCCTGCGTGATCTGCGCCGCTTTGGTGATGCCGCGGGTCTTGCCGAGGCGATGGCTGGTGGCAGCATTTGCCGTGCTGCTGGTCATCGGGGCATTTCGTGCGCCGCCCCAGGCTGGTTGGCCGGGGGAGTGGGTGGTGATCGCCTGTGATGTGGGGCAGGGCGGCGCCCAACTCATCCGAGCCGCGCCCGGCCGGGCGATACTCGTGGACACCGGTCCCGATCCGGATGCGTTGCGCGCCTGCCTGGCCTCTGCTGGCGTGAGCCGGATCTCGGTGCTGGTGCTGACGCATTCGCATGCCGATCATGTAGGTGGGCTGCCGGCGATCGCCGGTGAGATCCCGGTCGAGATGGTGCTCGTCGGATCGGATGCCCCGGCTGCCTCCGATTTGGAGGGGCTGCCCGAGACGACCCGGACGAGTGCCGGCGACACTATTGAGCTGGGCCCACTGAGATGGACGACCATAGCCGCCGGTCCTTCGGCTCGGGCGTCGCCGCTTGCTGACGGGTCGTCGGCCGGTGAAGACGCGGGCCAGAACGACGCTTCGATTGTTGGGCTGATCGAGACCGGTGAGCTGCGGATCTTGGTGACCGGAGATCTCGAGGTGGCGGGTCAGCAGGCCGTGGTCAGTTCCGGGGCGGACATCCGGGCAGATGTCCTCGTTGTCCCTCACCACGGCTCGCCGCGGCAGGACCCGGAGTTCATCGACGCCGTGCACGCCCGGATCGCGCTCGTCCAGGTGGGGGAGAACAACGGCTATGGCCACCCCGCGTCGTCGGCACTGACGATGCTGCGCGGCAGCGGGGCAACCGTCTTCCGCACCGATCAGCAGGGAGCAATCGCCGTATCGGCCGATGGCGGCTCGGCGGTGACCCAGCGCTGA